CATTGCAGCACCTTCCATTGGATGCATGAATGAACTGTAAGTGGATGCACCAGTAATGTGTATTTAATACTATACCCTGCtctgagcatgcccagtaaggAGTACATTGGGGTTGGTTATGGTCGCAGAGAAGCTTTGCCCCGGGGGCAATTCCTACTTAGTATCTGGCACTCTTGGCATAATACTTTGTCTTACAGCCCCAGCGGATCCAGAACCAGAATACAAACAGGAGCTTGGTATTACTTGGCTTTTTACACTCTTGTGTATTGTAACTGACTGTCTCTCCAATGTTAGTAGCAAGTGACTTAAAGGGTAAGcaaagcctaaaaaaaaaaaaaaaatatatatatatgtgtatgtatatatgtatgtgtaatatatatatatatatatatatatatatatagcctagtTTCCTCTAGCCTAGTTTTGTTTTTGAATATCTAActattttaatacaaataaaacaattcTGCAGACAGCTAAGTGTATGCATAGTGGCATATTCTCCTCTATAGAGGCAGGTTTATCCAATCAGGGCAGGAGAGATCCCCAGTGGGATAAGACCTTAGCAGGACAGACAGAGAGCTAAACAGACCAAGTCCACATAAAGCAAGTGACTATCATCAGTTGGAATACACAGCAGTTGGCCCAATATATTAAGGCAGAATATAAGGTTATACACTGTACAAttagtaaatattatatatataattataaaatgtgTGTTTCTCACCCCGGGGTGAGAAAGGAAATGATTGGTTACGGCTGGAGCCCATAAACTCTACCTGCCAGGGTTCTGATCCAGTTAAGGGGCTGACAGATGACAACACTGGGCACAGAGCTGGCCGACTGGCGACTTGGGACCTGCAGTAGAATGAATAGTATCCCCGGTACTGACAGGGTTCTTTTCCTCAGTCCAGTTCCAGTTGGTGGATACACAGAACAGACTTGTTGGGGATGCCACATTGCTGCAGGGTCCAGCTTAGGATGGGGAAGCTCCTTCGAGGCACCTCCATAGACTCAACGCTACAGTCCTTACAGGAAACCCCGGTTTGCTCCTCGGCCGCAGCCAGGACAGTTAGTAGGGTGTCTGTGGGCCGGAAATACCGCTCAAACCTTTGGCCGGTGTGGGATCTAATGGCCAGCAGCAGAGGGGGCTGTTGGTCTGAGGGTTCCGGTAGGTTCCCGTGGGCAGAATGGTTGAAAATGCCCTGAGGCTTCTGTTCCTGGGATGCCTCCCTATTGTGTTGCACAGTCTGAGTCTGGTCGCGATAAAGTGCTTTCATTTGCCGTCCTTGCGAGTCGCCTCCCAGCCTCAGGGTGCTTGTGTGCTGGGCCAGTTCCTCGTCGTCTGCCCGCTGGTCGGCAGCCCCCGACATCCTGATGGAGGGCAGCACCTTGTATCGGTTGAGGGAGGAGGACGGCGGCCGGCACGGAATCTGATGCAGAAGTTCGGGGACATCCTCTGGGCTGATTCGAGAAGCCGGGCGGCTGGCGGGAACCCTCGGAGAAGGAGACGGCACGTGGTTGGAATAGGCCTCGACACTATGGGAAGCATCCACTGGGTTGGTCCGGGTACGGCCTTTGGCAGATTTAGGTCTTGTGAGATGCATTCTACATAGGGGGTCTCCGCTCCTGGGGATATTTATGTTAGTTGGGGATAAGGCCATCTCCCCTTACATTACCTGCAGAAACAACAGGCAAGCAATATTAGCAACACATATATTATTATCCGTCTTAATTGCCCTGGACGGATATCACAAACAAAATACTAAACAAATACCCGTAACCAATcactgccactgtgacagaatgctctgttatacagatagctagaatctcagccataaagcagggcaggactgctgcttacaatggggggatcagataggatctgtgccactgtgacagaatgctctgttatacagatagctagaatctcagccataaagcagggcaggactgctgcttacaatgggggggggatcagataggatctgtgccactgtgacagaatgctctgttatacagatagctagaatctcagccataaagcagggcaggactgctgcttacaatggggggatcagataggatctgtgccactgtgacagaatgctctgttatacagatagctagaatctcagccataaagcagggcaggactgctgcttacaatggggggatcagataggatctgtgccactgtgacagaatgctctgttatacagatagctagaatctcagccataaagcagggcaggactgctgcttacaatgggggtggatcagataggatctgtgccactgtgacagaatgctctgttatacagatagctagaatctcagccataaagcagggcaggactgctgcttacaatggggggggggggggggggatcagataggatctgtgccactgtgacagaatgctctgttatacagatagctagaatctcagccataaagcagggcaggactgctgcttacaatggggggatcagataggatctgtgccactgtgacagaatgctctgttatacagatagctagaatctcagccataaagcagggcaggactgctgcttacaatggggggatcagatagggtctgtgccactgtgacagaatgctctgttatacagatagctagaatctcagccataaagcagggcaggactgctgcttacaatggggggggatcagataggatctgtgccactgtgacagaatgctctgttatacagatagctagaatctcagccataaagcagggcaggactgctgcttacaatggggggggatcagataggatctgtgccactgtgacagaatgctctgttatacagatagctagaatctcagccataaagcagggcaggactgctgcttacaatggggggggatcagataggatctgtgccactgtgacagaatgctctgttatacagatagctagaatctcagccataaagcagggcaggactgctgcttacaatgggggggatcagataggatctgtgccactgtgacagaatgctctgttatacagatagctagaatctcagccataaagcagggcaggactgctgcttacaatgggggggatcagatagggtctgtgccactgtgacagaatgctctgttatacagatagctagaatctcagccataaagcagggcaggactgctgcttacaatgggggggatcagatagggtctgtgccactgtgacagaatgctctgttatacagatagctagaatctcagccataaagcagggcaggactgctgcttacaatggggggatcagatagggtctgtgccactgtgacagaatgctctgttatacagatagctagaatctcattGTTCTGTCTTTATGGCATGCTGCAAACCTGTTAACCTCAAGTGCATAAACTCCATGATTCCATGAATCTCGTTTGCCCAACTCACCGGTCTGTGCAGATCCaacattgttttaaagtaattaaaacataatgcgctgttgctctgcaaaaaaaagtgtttttgctacagaaaagctactatataaataccccgctgtgtagccccgggggcagccattcctgcactggtacagctggggtgtttgctacagaaaccctactatagtttatataaataccccgctgtgtagccccgggggcagccattcctgcactggtacagctggggtgtttgctacagaaaccctactatagttttataaataccccgctgtgtagccccgggggcagccattcctgcactggtacagctggggtgtttgctacagaaaccctactatagtttatataaataccccgctgtgtagccccgggggcagccattcctgcactggtacagctggggtgtttgctacagaaaccctactatagtttatataaataccccgctgtgtagccccggggcagccattcctgcactggtacagctgggatgtttgctacagaaaccctactatagtttatataaataccccgctgtgtagccccgggggcagccattcctgcactggtacagctgggatgtttgctacagaaaccctactatagtttatataaataccccgctgtgtagccccgggggcagccattcctgcactggtacagctggggtgtttgctacagaaaccctactatagtttatataaataccccgctgtgtaggccccgggggcagccattcctgcactggtacagctggggtgtttgctacagaaaccctactatagtttatataaataccccgctgtgtagccccgggggcagccattcctgcactggtacagctggggtgtttgctacagaaaccctactatagtttatataaataccccgctgtgtagccccgggggcagccgttcctgcaccggtacagctggggtgtttgctacagaaaccctactatagtttatataaataccccgctgtgtagccccgggggcagccattcctgcaccggtacagctggggtgtttgctacagaaaccctactatagtttatataaataccccgctgtgtagccccgggggcagccgttcctgcactggtacagctggggtgtttgctacagaaaccctactatagtttatataaataccccgctgtgtagccccgggggcagccattcctgcactggtacagctggggtgtttgctacagaaaccctactatagtttatataaataccccgctgtgtagccccgggggcagccattcaagctggaaaaaaggcccaggttacttagcagataacagacaaccccacattatatggggcttatctactagttatctgctatgtaacctgtgccttttctccttttttccagcttgaacggctgcccccggggctacacagcggggtatttatataaactatagtagggtttctgtagcaaacaccccagctgtaccagtgcaggaatggctgcccccggggctacacagcggggtatttatataaactatagtagggtttctgtagcaaacaccccagctgtaccagtgcaggaacggctgcccccggggctacacagcagggtatttatataaactatagtagggtttctgtagcaaacatcccagctgtaccggtgcaggaatggctgcccccggggctacacagcggggtatttatataaactatagtagggtttctgtagcaaacaccccagctgtaccggtgcaggaatggctgcccccggggctacacagcggggtatttatataaactatagtagggtttctgtagcaaacaccccagctgtaccagtgcaggaatggctgcccccggggctacacagcggggtatttatataaactatagtagggtttctgtagcaaacaccccagctgtaccagtgcaggaatggctgcccccgggctacacagcggggtatttatataaactatagtagggtttctgtagcaaacaccccagctgtaccagtgcaggaatggctgcccccggggctacacagcggggtatttatatatactatagtagggtttctgtagcaaacaccccagctgtaccagtgcaggaatggctgcccccggggctaaacagcggggtatttatataaactatagtagggtttctgtagcaaacaccccagctgtaccagtgcaggaacggctgcccccggggctacacagcggggtatttatataaactatagtagggtttctgtagcaaacaccccagctgtaccagtgcaggaatggctgcccccggggctacacagcggggtatttatataaactatagtagggtttctgtagcaaacaccccagctgtaccagtgcaggaatggctgcccccggggctacacagcggggtatttatataaactatagtagggtttctgtagcaaacaccccagctgtaccagtgcagagcaacagtacattattttgtaattacttttatacactttcatttttggtgttactgttcctttaaaactgttTTGCTCTTTAAATGCAGTTATTCTAGATCTTTCCAGAACCAGAGCTCAGAATCCTAATTAAGCGGTAATTAACCTCGGTGTGCAGTTCCCATTCTCCTAACGAGATACAGTTAAACTAAATGTCATcctgcccccccaaaaaaagcaaCTGAATTAAAAATCAGGTTAAACAACTTTGGTGGCCAAATTAGCCACTGTGTCCGTCTGTCAGCTGAGCCGTGACTGGCTGTTCCCTGTGGGCCCAACTGGGGGAGGCAGCTAAATGTCAGCTTGGGGGGCCTGTTTGTATATGGTGGGTATATTAGTGCCGTGTCTGGCGATGCTGCTGCCCAGGGTGGAAGCGTTGGTTTCAtattcatacccccccccccccaacatgctAACATGGAACATTCTGAGGAAATTCTTTCAAACATCAGAAGGAACCGAAACCAAAATGGCTATTTCAAATGATTTTCCTATCAGGGGGCAGCCTACAGAAATCATGGCAGGCAGTGTAGTGgtctgaaagcaaacatttcattTGTTACTATGGGTAGACCTGGCACAAAATGTAATCATAGGTtaaacaatatggcaccccctacccatatgtataaatacaaatatacagagagggaatgttctgggcacacaataagctgtacccccatactgtattgtctaagggaaacactatggcaccccctacccatatgtataaatacaaatatacagagaaggaatgttctgggcacacaataagcataagttgtacccccatactgtattgtctaagggaaacactatggcaccccctacccatatgtataaatacaaatatacagagaaggaatgttctgggcacacaataagctgtacccccatactgtactgtctaagggaaacactatggcaccccctacccatatgtataaatacaaatatacagagaaggaatgttctgggcacacaataagctgtacccccatactgtactgtctaagggaaacactatggcaccccctacccatatgtataaatacaaatatacagagagggaatgttctgggcacacaataagctgtacccccatactgtactgtctaagggaaacactatggcaccccctacccatatgtataaatacaaatatacagagagggaatgttctgggcacacaataagctgtacccccatactgtactgtctaagggaaacactatggcaccccctacccatatgtataaatacaaatatacagagagggaatgttctgggcacgcaataagctgtacccccatactgtactgtctaagggaaacactatggcaccccctacccatatgtataaatacaaatatacagagagggaatgctctgggcacacaataagctgtacccccatactgtactgtctaagggaaacactatggcaccccctacccatatgtataaatacaaatatacagagagggaatgttctgggcacacaataagctgtacccccatactgtactgtctaagggaaacactatggcaccccctacccatatgtataaatacaaatatacagagagggaatgttctgggcacacaataagctgtacccccatactgtactgtctaagggaaaaaactatggcacattttacccatatgtataaatacaaatataattttttttcaacattGTTTTCTCCCATTCATATTTCTAATTTTGAGACCGATATGGAAACTCTCCGTGGGAATTGGGCAATTGCCTGATTAGGGGTGGGACAGGGAGGGAGTAAACATTTCTGGTTTTGACATACAGAGGCCCACACCCATGTAAATTATATTAAAGCATCAGAAAGTTGAGCTGCTGAAGACTCACAGTGGCAGCCGACTGGTAAATCCCAGAGCTCAGGTAGGAGGTTCTGATTGATTTGTTGGTTAGTTTGGGGCCACTGACTGTATAACCAGTGTCCCTGTTTAAAGAGAGGCAGCTAAAGAATAGGAAGACATTAAAGGGACAGACACAAAGacaataactataaacccagtgagaatgaggaatgaatggatattggggagttgtatcaggagtcagaac
The sequence above is a segment of the Xenopus tropicalis strain Nigerian chromosome 7, UCB_Xtro_10.0, whole genome shotgun sequence genome. Coding sequences within it:
- the ubxn10 gene encoding UBX domain-containing protein 10; this encodes MALSPTNINIPRSGDPLCRMHLTRPKSAKGRTRTNPVDASHSVEAYSNHVPSPSPRVPASRPASRISPEDVPELLHQIPCRPPSSSLNRYKVLPSIRMSGAADQRADDEELAQHTSTLRLGGDSQGRQMKALYRDQTQTVQHNREASQEQKPQGIFNHSAHGNLPEPSDQQPPLLLAIRSHTGQRFERYFRPTDTLLTVLAAAEEQTGVSCKDCSVESMEVPRRSFPILSWTLQQCGIPNKSVLCIHQLELD